In Hamadaea flava, a genomic segment contains:
- a CDS encoding TadE family type IV pilus minor pilin: MIGVLRCGRARPGRTTSAGSATVELAASLPAVVLLLLVGLTAVDAVATRLRCVDAARDAALAVARGEPASTAHLPSGGHLTVSASGDQITAVVSAPVYAGWRSLRVSAMAVAAVES; encoded by the coding sequence GTGATCGGTGTTCTCCGGTGCGGCCGGGCGCGTCCCGGTCGCACCACCTCAGCCGGATCCGCGACCGTGGAGTTGGCGGCGAGCCTGCCAGCGGTCGTCCTGCTGCTCCTCGTCGGCCTGACTGCGGTGGACGCAGTCGCGACGCGGTTGCGATGTGTCGACGCCGCACGGGACGCGGCGCTGGCGGTCGCCCGTGGCGAGCCGGCGAGCACCGCTCACCTGCCCAGCGGCGGTCACCTCACGGTCAGCGCGTCGGGCGACCAGATCACCGCAGTGGTGAGCGCGCCCGTGTACGCGGGCTGGCGCAGCCTGCGCGTGTCGGCCATGGCGGTCGCGGCGGTCGAGTCGTGA
- a CDS encoding DEAD/DEAH box helicase, with the protein MALLAASGLARLRPDAAREAITHIEFRPSRAGASAPWPDWAPEPLVTALIEAGIAAPWPHQVAVGEHARAGHHTVVATGTGSGKSLAYLLPALSELITEPTARVLYLAPTKALAADQLRTVAALDLPGVRAAVFDGDTPRDERDWVRQHANLVLTNPDMLHHGILPGHGRWRRFLRGLRYVIVDECHAYRGVFGSHVAHVLRRLRRLTPRDVVFLAASATSGDPAASVGRLIGAEAVAVSEDTAPRGAMTFALWEPPLQKDASGEEHRRSALAETADLLTDAVVAGMRTLAFVPSRRGAEVVSAMTRRALREVDAQLSTQVAAYRGGYLREDRRALERALLTGELTGLATTNALELGVDLTGLDAVLLAGYPGRLASLWQQAGRAGRAGRDGLCVMVARDDPLDTYLVHNPAALFDRPVEATVLDPGNPYVLGPHLCAAAMEAPLTPADLALFDAPAELVDELVEAGALRRRPTGLYWTHPQRPEVDLRGTGGAPIAIVEADSGRLVGTLDAGSAHHALHDGAVYLHQGTSYVVDRLDLDDATALVRTEEPDYTTHARDVTNLDIVAVRSYVDAGPIGLFLGDVDVSHQVVSYQRRAVGSGEVLGTFPLDLPPRELRTVAVWTTLSPEVVAGIDDLPGSLHAAEHAAIGLLPLVATCDRWDIGGLSTALHYDTGAPTIFVYDGHPGGAGFAERAYGIAGHWLRATRDAIAACGCLRGCPSCVQSPKCGNGNDPLDKEGAIVVLDLLLAALA; encoded by the coding sequence ATGGCTCTGCTCGCCGCGTCCGGCCTGGCTCGTCTGCGCCCGGACGCCGCTCGCGAGGCGATCACGCACATCGAGTTTCGGCCGTCCCGGGCGGGCGCCTCCGCGCCCTGGCCGGACTGGGCGCCGGAGCCGCTTGTCACAGCGTTGATCGAGGCGGGCATCGCGGCGCCGTGGCCACATCAAGTCGCGGTCGGCGAGCACGCCCGCGCCGGTCACCACACGGTGGTCGCCACCGGCACCGGCTCCGGCAAGTCGCTGGCCTACCTGCTGCCCGCGCTCAGCGAGCTGATCACCGAACCCACCGCCCGCGTCCTCTATCTCGCCCCGACGAAGGCGCTCGCCGCGGATCAGCTGCGGACCGTCGCGGCTCTGGATCTCCCAGGGGTACGCGCAGCGGTGTTCGACGGCGACACGCCACGCGACGAACGGGACTGGGTACGCCAGCACGCGAACCTGGTGCTGACCAACCCGGACATGCTGCACCACGGCATCCTCCCCGGGCACGGCCGCTGGCGGCGGTTTCTGCGCGGGCTGCGCTACGTGATCGTGGACGAGTGCCACGCGTACCGCGGAGTGTTCGGCTCTCACGTCGCCCACGTGCTGCGCCGCCTGCGCCGGTTGACCCCGCGCGACGTCGTCTTCCTCGCCGCCTCCGCGACCTCCGGCGACCCGGCCGCCTCGGTCGGCCGGTTGATCGGGGCGGAGGCGGTGGCGGTCAGCGAGGACACGGCTCCCCGAGGCGCGATGACCTTCGCGTTGTGGGAACCGCCGTTGCAGAAGGACGCGTCCGGCGAGGAACACCGGCGGTCGGCCTTGGCCGAGACGGCCGATCTGCTCACCGACGCCGTCGTGGCCGGGATGCGTACGCTCGCCTTCGTCCCGTCCCGGCGGGGCGCGGAGGTCGTCTCCGCCATGACCCGGCGCGCCCTGCGTGAGGTGGACGCCCAGCTGTCCACACAGGTCGCCGCGTACCGGGGTGGTTATCTGCGCGAGGATCGGCGTGCGCTGGAGCGAGCGCTGCTCACCGGGGAGCTGACCGGGCTGGCCACGACGAACGCCCTGGAGCTGGGCGTCGACCTCACCGGCCTCGACGCGGTGCTGCTCGCGGGTTATCCCGGCCGGTTGGCCTCGCTCTGGCAGCAGGCCGGGCGCGCGGGGCGGGCCGGGCGCGACGGGCTCTGTGTGATGGTGGCGCGGGACGATCCGCTCGACACCTATCTCGTCCACAACCCGGCCGCGTTGTTCGACCGGCCGGTCGAGGCCACCGTGCTCGACCCGGGCAACCCGTACGTCCTGGGCCCGCATCTGTGCGCCGCGGCGATGGAAGCCCCGCTCACCCCGGCCGACCTCGCCCTGTTCGACGCGCCCGCCGAGCTGGTCGACGAGCTGGTCGAGGCGGGCGCCCTGCGGCGACGGCCGACCGGCCTCTACTGGACGCATCCGCAGCGGCCCGAGGTCGACCTGCGCGGCACCGGCGGTGCGCCGATAGCGATCGTCGAGGCCGACTCCGGTCGCTTGGTCGGCACGCTCGACGCCGGCTCGGCGCACCACGCGCTGCACGACGGCGCTGTCTACCTGCACCAGGGCACGTCGTACGTGGTGGACCGGCTGGACCTCGACGACGCCACCGCCCTCGTTCGCACCGAGGAGCCGGACTACACGACGCACGCCCGCGACGTCACCAACCTCGACATCGTCGCCGTCCGGTCTTATGTGGATGCCGGACCGATCGGGTTGTTCCTCGGCGACGTCGACGTCTCCCACCAGGTCGTCTCCTATCAGCGCCGGGCGGTCGGCAGCGGCGAGGTGCTCGGTACCTTTCCGCTCGACCTGCCGCCCCGGGAACTGCGTACGGTCGCCGTCTGGACGACGCTGTCCCCGGAGGTGGTCGCCGGGATCGACGACCTGCCGGGGTCGCTGCACGCCGCCGAGCACGCCGCGATCGGACTGCTGCCGCTGGTCGCGACCTGCGACCGGTGGGACATCGGCGGACTGTCGACCGCCCTGCACTACGACACCGGCGCGCCGACGATCTTCGTCTACGACGGGCATCCCGGCGGTGCCGGCTTCGCCGAGCGGGCGTACGGGATCGCCGGGCACTGGCTGCGCGCCACCCGGGACGCAATCGCGGCCTGCGGATGCCTGCGCGGCTGCCCGTCGTGCGTGCAGTCGCCCAAGTGCGGCAACGGCAACGACCCGCTCGACAAGGAAGGCGCGATCGTCGTCCTCGACCTCCTCCTCGCCGCCCTCGCCTGA
- a CDS encoding DUF4244 domain-containing protein has protein sequence MLSRRFIPPDGGMNTAEYAVGTLAAVAFAGLLYKVLTSNIIQSALTAIIQRALK, from the coding sequence ATGCTGAGCCGTCGGTTCATACCGCCGGACGGCGGTATGAACACCGCGGAGTACGCCGTCGGCACGTTGGCGGCAGTCGCCTTCGCGGGGCTGCTCTACAAGGTCCTGACCAGCAACATCATCCAGTCCGCGCTGACGGCGATCATCCAGCGAGCGCTGAAGTGA
- a CDS encoding type II secretion system F family protein, translating to MTRAVRRRFARVLAVRPPQRPARRRVPVAYPALVGVTATAAVLGGVVAGLLTLLYGGVIAYAIRAHRATRATAARRAAALDAIADAAAALRAGSSSAALPLIADPVLSAQVNAAVEVAGETGAPLAELFDRIEEEHRGATRAAARAAAEAAGAWMTAVLLLILPVGGVALGHFIGVDSVAVLLRTPIGGACALAAASLQLAGLLWVRRIAVARPPRDRHQRDLPLAAELLGAVLRVGVPVDHGVLAVARALPLGERLTRVGRALRLGAAPAEAWRHLADLDGAQRLITAAIRSAGSGAALAATLRRIAGDLRAAEADRAEARARRAAVLLVLPLGLCFLPAFVLAGLAPVVIAVVGQLSQ from the coding sequence GTGACCCGCGCGGTCCGCCGCCGGTTCGCTCGCGTTCTGGCGGTACGCCCACCGCAGCGTCCGGCCCGGCGACGGGTGCCGGTGGCGTACCCGGCGCTGGTGGGCGTCACGGCGACGGCTGCGGTTCTCGGCGGCGTGGTTGCCGGGCTGCTGACACTGCTCTACGGCGGCGTGATCGCGTACGCGATCCGGGCGCACCGGGCAACGCGGGCGACTGCCGCGCGACGGGCGGCCGCGCTGGACGCGATCGCCGACGCGGCCGCGGCGCTCCGGGCGGGATCGTCATCGGCAGCGCTGCCGCTGATCGCTGATCCGGTGCTGTCGGCCCAGGTCAACGCCGCTGTCGAGGTCGCCGGGGAAACCGGGGCGCCATTAGCGGAGTTGTTCGACCGGATCGAGGAGGAACACCGGGGCGCCACCCGGGCAGCCGCGCGGGCTGCGGCGGAGGCGGCCGGGGCCTGGATGACAGCCGTCCTTCTCCTGATCCTCCCGGTCGGCGGGGTCGCCCTCGGACACTTCATCGGCGTGGACTCCGTCGCCGTCCTGCTGCGTACGCCGATCGGCGGAGCATGTGCGCTCGCCGCCGCTTCGCTCCAACTCGCCGGCCTGCTCTGGGTACGCCGAATCGCCGTCGCCCGGCCGCCCCGCGATCGTCACCAACGCGATCTGCCGCTGGCGGCCGAGCTGCTGGGCGCGGTTCTGCGGGTCGGCGTACCGGTGGATCACGGAGTGCTGGCGGTGGCCCGAGCGCTGCCGCTGGGGGAGCGGCTGACCCGAGTCGGCCGGGCCTTGCGGCTCGGGGCCGCCCCCGCGGAGGCCTGGCGGCATTTGGCCGACCTCGACGGCGCCCAGCGGCTGATCACGGCGGCGATCCGGAGCGCGGGCAGCGGCGCGGCGCTGGCCGCCACCTTGCGGCGTATCGCGGGTGACCTGCGCGCCGCCGAAGCGGATCGGGCCGAGGCCCGGGCCCGTCGCGCGGCGGTGCTGCTGGTGCTGCCGCTCGGACTGTGCTTCCTGCCGGCGTTCGTGCTGGCCGGGCTGGCCCCCGTGGTGATCGCGGTGGTCGGGCAGCTCTCACAGTGA
- a CDS encoding ATP-binding protein, translated as MATVRLEFTPEPVYVRTARLVGVAVARRAGLPEDRLDEVRQAIGEACGRAVTRHLRHNLRAPVLVEMRDENPYTVLVTDRAPDDAASDMEEEITVEASLALLSGVAEELEVHQAPDGAGSVVRMSWTARPVRTRR; from the coding sequence GTGGCGACAGTACGCCTGGAGTTCACCCCCGAACCCGTCTACGTCCGTACCGCCCGGCTCGTCGGTGTCGCCGTGGCGCGTCGCGCCGGGCTGCCCGAGGATCGGCTGGACGAGGTACGCCAAGCGATCGGGGAGGCCTGTGGCCGCGCGGTCACCCGGCATCTCCGGCACAACCTGCGGGCGCCGGTGCTGGTCGAGATGCGCGACGAGAACCCCTACACCGTCCTGGTGACCGACCGGGCTCCGGACGACGCCGCCTCCGACATGGAGGAGGAGATCACGGTGGAAGCGAGTCTTGCCCTGCTCAGCGGGGTGGCCGAGGAGCTCGAGGTGCATCAGGCGCCCGACGGAGCCGGCTCGGTCGTGCGGATGTCCTGGACGGCGCGGCCCGTACGCACCCGGCGCTGA
- a CDS encoding Rv3654c family TadE-like protein, which produces MTALGRSRQRDRGSATIWALTVGLVVVLFGVAMAQVGVAITARRSAQVAADLGALAGAARAIEGAASACGRASAYVVANGAELRDCHLDGLDLIVTAAVPTRFGTATAAARAGPVA; this is translated from the coding sequence GTGACCGCGCTTGGCCGGTCGCGGCAGCGTGACCGGGGTTCGGCAACGATTTGGGCGTTGACCGTCGGGCTGGTCGTCGTCCTGTTCGGCGTCGCGATGGCCCAGGTCGGCGTGGCGATCACCGCCCGGCGCAGTGCTCAGGTGGCAGCCGATCTGGGCGCGCTGGCCGGGGCGGCTCGGGCGATCGAGGGCGCGGCCAGCGCGTGCGGGCGGGCGTCGGCGTACGTCGTCGCCAACGGCGCTGAACTGCGGGACTGCCACCTCGACGGCCTCGATCTGATCGTCACCGCAGCCGTCCCCACCCGCTTCGGCACCGCTACCGCCGCCGCGCGCGCTGGCCCTGTCGCCTGA
- a CDS encoding STAS domain-containing protein has protein sequence MELSLATRTVAAHTVLEVTGEVDVYTAPKLRDRLTELLEAGTRALVVDLGRVEFLDSTGLGVLVGGLRKARNLGGSFGLVVGQESLLKVFRITALDQVLPLYPTIEAATGQSGDGGR, from the coding sequence ATGGAACTCTCGCTGGCGACGCGGACTGTCGCTGCCCACACGGTGCTGGAAGTCACCGGGGAAGTCGACGTCTACACCGCTCCCAAGCTGCGGGATCGGCTCACCGAGCTGCTCGAGGCGGGCACGCGGGCCCTGGTCGTCGACCTCGGCCGGGTGGAGTTCCTCGACTCGACGGGGCTGGGCGTGCTCGTCGGCGGGCTGCGCAAGGCGCGCAACCTGGGCGGCAGCTTCGGCTTGGTCGTGGGGCAGGAATCGCTGCTCAAGGTCTTCCGCATCACCGCTCTCGACCAGGTCCTCCCGCTGTATCCCACGATCGAGGCGGCCACCGGGCAGTCGGGCGACGGTGGTCGATAG